One SAR324 cluster bacterium DNA window includes the following coding sequences:
- a CDS encoding RCC1 domain-containing protein — GVATDVAAGTDHICYLESGAVTCVGSNSAGQSTVPTLSKTPTSVHAGADWSCAGFTDGTYTCWGSKAGW, encoded by the coding sequence GGTGTTGCTACAGATGTCGCTGCTGGCACAGATCATATCTGCTACCTAGAGAGTGGTGCTGTTACTTGTGTAGGCAGTAACTCAGCTGGACAGAGTACTGTACCTACACTGAGCAAGACTCCAACTTCAGTTCACGCTGGCGCTGACTGGAGTTGCGCTGGATTTACTGATGGCACCTATACTTGCTGGGGAAGCAAGGCTGGTTGGTAA